The Sporohalobacter salinus genomic sequence AAGTTTTAGGAAAAGTAACGTTAGGAAGGATCATGAATATAGAAACAGAAGGGAGTTAATCAAAGATGCATATAGCAATGTTTACTAATAACTATAAGCCCTTTGTGGGTGGAGTTCCGATTTCTATTGAACTTTTTGCTAGACAATTTAGGAAATTAGGACATAAAGTAAGTATCTTTGCTCCTGAATATTATGAAGATGTTGAAGATGAGAAGGATACTTTTCGGGTTCCTTCTTTGAAAGTGATTAAGTACGGAGATAGTTGTTTACCTATTCCTATATCAGGTTTGAGTGATTTTAAAAAGAACTTTGTAGATTTTAATATAGATATTATTCATTGTCATCATCCCTTCTTTTTAGGAAAAGTAGGACAAAAGCTAGGAGATAAGCATAACATACCGGTAGTATATACTTATCATACTCGTTTTAAGGAATATTGCGTTCATCTTCCTTCAGGAGTGCGTCAGATTTGCGAAACAGTTTTAGATAAAGTAATCAAAAATTTTTGTAATCAGGCTGATTTAATATTTACTCCTACTGAAGGAATGACTGGACATTTAATTGATAAAGGAATTCAAAGTAAGATTGAAGTGATTCCAACTGGAATTGTCATAAATAATTATAATAAATATGAGAAAGAGGAAATTGAGGATTATCGTAAGCAATTGGGGCTTAAATTAGATGAAGATGTTTTATTGTTTGTAAGTAGATTATCAAAAGAAAAGAATATAGGTTTCTTATTTGAATCTTTACAACCACTTTTAAAGTCTAATAAAGGAAATAAGACCAAATTATTAATTGTGGGTGACGGTCCTAGAAAAGAAAAGTTGATGCAGAAGACAAAAAAATTAAGTATGGATAGTCAGGTAGAATTTTTAGGAGAAAGAAGTCGTGAAGAATTAATAAAATTATATAAATTGGCAGATGTATTTGTATTTTCGTCATTATCAGAAACACAAGGAATCGTTATCATAGAAGCTTTAGCTGGAGAAACACCAGTAGTAGCTTTAAACGGTACTGGAGTAAGAGATATTATTACTGATGGTAAAGACGGATATTTGTTAGAACCAGAAGATAAAGATGGTTTTCATAAGAGAGTATTGAAATTATTAAATAATGAACAGCTACTTGATAATATGAGTGAGAAAGCTTGGCAGAAAGCTAATCAATAT encodes the following:
- a CDS encoding glycosyltransferase, which translates into the protein MHIAMFTNNYKPFVGGVPISIELFARQFRKLGHKVSIFAPEYYEDVEDEKDTFRVPSLKVIKYGDSCLPIPISGLSDFKKNFVDFNIDIIHCHHPFFLGKVGQKLGDKHNIPVVYTYHTRFKEYCVHLPSGVRQICETVLDKVIKNFCNQADLIFTPTEGMTGHLIDKGIQSKIEVIPTGIVINNYNKYEKEEIEDYRKQLGLKLDEDVLLFVSRLSKEKNIGFLFESLQPLLKSNKGNKTKLLIVGDGPRKEKLMQKTKKLSMDSQVEFLGERSREELIKLYKLADVFVFSSLSETQGIVIIEALAGETPVVALNGTGVRDIITDGKDGYLLEPEDKDGFHKRVLKLLNNEQLLDNMSEKAWQKANQYSINTLAKEVLSYYQNLCNKGPNNYKSELAAGSKR